From the genome of Vibrio porteresiae DSM 19223, one region includes:
- the prmB gene encoding 50S ribosomal protein L3 N(5)-glutamine methyltransferase, which translates to MDKIFVDEAVSELHTLQDMIRWTVSRFNAANLFYGHGTDNAWDEAVQLILPTLYLPIDVPPHVLNSRLTSSERLRVVERVIKRINERTPVAYLTNKAWFCGLEFYVDERVLVPRSPIGEMIQNQFEPWLIDEPTRIMDLCTGSGCIAIACAHAFPDAEVDAVDISTDALQVAEQNIQDHGLEQQVTPLRSDLFRDLPKVQYDLIVTNPPYVDQEDMNSLPQEFRHEPELGLAAGSDGLKLVRRIFANAPNYLTENGILICEVGNSMVHLMEQYPNIPFTWIEFENGGHGVFMLTRQQLVDCADEFKLYRD; encoded by the coding sequence TTGGATAAGATTTTCGTCGATGAAGCGGTTTCTGAACTGCATACGCTTCAAGATATGATTCGTTGGACTGTGAGCCGTTTTAACGCCGCTAACCTATTTTACGGCCACGGCACTGATAATGCTTGGGATGAAGCAGTACAACTGATTCTACCAACCCTTTATTTGCCTATCGATGTGCCTCCTCATGTGTTGAACTCACGTTTGACCAGCAGCGAGCGTTTACGTGTGGTTGAACGAGTAATTAAGCGTATTAATGAGCGTACGCCAGTTGCTTACCTCACCAACAAAGCGTGGTTCTGCGGTCTTGAGTTTTATGTGGATGAACGTGTATTGGTACCTCGCTCACCGATTGGTGAGATGATCCAAAACCAATTCGAACCTTGGTTGATTGATGAACCAACACGTATCATGGATTTGTGTACTGGTAGTGGTTGTATTGCTATCGCTTGTGCGCACGCATTCCCTGACGCGGAAGTGGATGCAGTAGATATTTCTACTGATGCTCTACAAGTGGCTGAGCAAAATATTCAAGACCACGGTCTTGAGCAGCAAGTGACACCACTGCGTTCGGATCTGTTCCGTGATTTGCCAAAAGTTCAGTATGACCTGATCGTGACTAACCCACCTTATGTGGATCAAGAAGACATGAACAGCCTGCCACAGGAATTCCGTCATGAGCCAGAACTTGGCCTTGCTGCGGGATCTGATGGCTTGAAATTGGTGCGTCGCATTTTTGCTAATGCGCCAAACTATCTGACTGAAAATGGCATTTTGATCTGTGAAGTGGGCAACTCTATGGTTCACTTAATGGAGCAATATCCTAATATTCCATTTACTTGGATTGAGTTTGAAAATGGTGGCCACGGCGTGTTCATGTTGACTCGCCAACAGTTGGTCGACTGTGCAGACGAGTTTAAACTGTACCGCGACTGA
- the smrB gene encoding endonuclease SmrB encodes MSNKDTDFKNHDEFEGDDDFALFQDAVKGVKKFRQDTIVQPPKRNTKQKEIRRTEREASDNDFYFSDEFMPKLSEEGPTRYARPNVSKYEVKKLRRGVYVPDVFLDMHGMTQQEAKRELGAMIAYCLKENVHCACVQHGIGKHILKEKVPLWLAQHPDVLAFHQAPLEFGGMGALLVLLSIPER; translated from the coding sequence ATGAGCAATAAAGACACCGACTTCAAAAATCATGATGAATTCGAGGGCGATGACGATTTCGCTTTATTTCAGGACGCAGTAAAGGGCGTAAAAAAGTTCCGTCAGGATACCATAGTCCAACCACCAAAAAGAAACACTAAACAGAAAGAAATTCGTCGAACTGAACGCGAAGCGAGCGATAACGACTTTTATTTCTCCGATGAGTTTATGCCAAAGCTGAGCGAAGAGGGTCCAACCCGTTACGCTCGGCCTAATGTCTCAAAATATGAGGTGAAAAAGTTACGCCGCGGCGTGTACGTTCCTGACGTTTTTCTCGATATGCATGGCATGACGCAGCAAGAAGCCAAACGCGAGCTTGGCGCCATGATTGCCTACTGTTTAAAAGAGAATGTTCACTGTGCCTGTGTACAACACGGCATTGGTAAACACATTTTGAAAGAGAAAGTACCGCTTTGGTTAGCTCAGCATCCCGATGTGCTCGCGTTTCACCAAGCCCCACTCGAATTTGGTGGTATGGGCGCTCTGCTGGTGTTGCTCTCAATTCCAGAACGCTAG
- the aroC gene encoding chorismate synthase, which translates to MAGNSIGQHFRVTTFGESHGIALGCIVDGCPPGLEISEADLQVDLDRRRPGTSRYTTQRREPDEVKILSGVFEGKTTGTSIGLLIENTDQRSKDYSDIKDKFRPGHADYTYHQKYGIRDYRGGGRSSARETAMRVAAGAIAKKYLKDQFGIEIRAYLSQMGDVTIDKVDWNEIENNPFFCPDVDKVDAFDELIRELKKEGDSIGAKIQVVATGVPVGLGEPVFDRLDADIAHALMSINAVKGVEIGDGFDVVNQRGSQHRDPLTPTGFRSNHAGGILGGISSGQEIVANIALKPTSSITIPGDTITKEGEATQLITKGRHDPCVGIRAVPIAEAMLAIVLMDHLLRHRGQNAGVVTETPKI; encoded by the coding sequence ATGGCAGGAAATAGTATCGGACAACACTTCCGAGTGACAACATTCGGGGAGAGTCACGGTATCGCACTAGGATGTATTGTCGACGGTTGTCCCCCAGGACTCGAGATCTCAGAAGCAGATCTTCAGGTGGATTTAGACCGACGTCGCCCTGGCACGTCCCGTTATACCACTCAACGTCGTGAACCTGATGAAGTGAAAATTTTGTCGGGTGTGTTTGAGGGGAAAACAACAGGGACTTCGATCGGTCTACTGATTGAAAATACCGATCAGCGCTCGAAAGATTATTCTGACATTAAAGACAAGTTCCGCCCTGGTCATGCTGATTATACCTATCATCAAAAATACGGTATTCGTGACTATCGTGGTGGTGGTCGTTCATCGGCTCGCGAAACAGCAATGCGTGTAGCAGCAGGAGCGATTGCGAAAAAATATCTCAAAGATCAATTTGGTATCGAGATCCGCGCCTATTTATCACAAATGGGTGATGTCACTATCGATAAAGTCGATTGGAACGAGATTGAAAATAACCCTTTCTTCTGCCCAGACGTGGATAAAGTGGACGCGTTTGATGAGCTAATTCGTGAGCTCAAGAAAGAGGGCGATTCGATTGGTGCTAAGATCCAAGTTGTAGCAACGGGTGTTCCTGTTGGTCTTGGTGAGCCCGTGTTTGATCGCTTAGATGCCGACATTGCGCATGCGCTTATGAGCATTAACGCGGTCAAAGGCGTTGAGATTGGCGATGGATTTGATGTGGTAAACCAACGTGGTAGTCAACATCGTGACCCGCTAACACCAACTGGTTTTAGAAGTAATCATGCCGGTGGTATTTTGGGTGGTATCTCAAGTGGTCAAGAGATCGTAGCGAATATTGCGTTAAAACCAACGTCGAGCATCACGATTCCAGGTGACACCATCACTAAAGAGGGTGAAGCGACTCAGTTGATTACCAAAGGTCGTCATGACCCATGTGTTGGTATTCGAGCTGTGCCAATTGCTGAAGCGATGTTAGCGATTGTATTGATGGATCATTTACTACGTCACCGCGGCCAGAACGCTGGCGTTGTGACTGAAACACCAAAAATCTAA